Within Candidatus Rokuibacteriota bacterium, the genomic segment CGGCGGTCGAGCTGGCGCGTCCGGATCCGCCCCTCTTTGTCGACGATCACGTACCCGAGCTCGGCCATGTCCATCCCTTCGCCTTTCATCCGGTACGCCCGGATGACTTCCATAGAAGGATCGGCGAGCACGGGGAACGGCAATCCCAGCTCGCGGGCCATGCGGGCCTGCGCCTCCGTCGTGTCCCGGCTGATGGCCAGCACCGCCGCCCCCTCGGCGGTCAGCTCACCGACCCGTGCTGGCAGCTTCCCGAGCTGCACACGACACATCTCTCAGCCGGCGCCCATGAAGAAGAACAGGACGACCTCCTGCTTGCCCAGGTAGTCATCGAGCGTGATCACCCGGCCGGTGGAGGCCCAGAGGTTGAAGCGGGGAGCCGGCTCAGGAGGTGTGGCACGGGCTCCGTTCCAAAGCCAGACGCCGCCTCCGATCAGCAGCAATCCGGCCAGGATCCCGACAATCCACCTCCTCTTCCGCCGTCGGGTCCAGCGGCGCGCGTCCGCCGCGTCTCCGCCGCGTTTCGCGGGCTTCTTCGTCGTCTTTTTTCCCATAGAGCGTCCTTCCGGTTAGTGCGGTCTCAAGGTCAAGCCTTGACCCTCATCTCCCGGTCTCAGCACTGCGGGGCGCAGTGGCCCGGCCTGACGATCACGATCTCCTGCTTGCACTTCTCGCAGACATACCGCTCGCCCGCCTTGGGCAGCGTCAGCTTCTCCTCTCGTTTACGTCCTGAACTCGCGCGACCTCGATCGCCCCTTGAACCTCGCGCGCGAACTCATCGGCGTGGCCCTCGGAGCAGAACGCCTCTCCGAGCCGGTGCACCTGCCCATTGGCCTCCCGCCCGCACACCGCGCAGTACGCCGCCTGGACCCGGCTGGGCCGGGTCCTGGTCTCGGGTGGCTTCGTTGGCTCGGTTGTCCTGCAGCTTTCGCCTTGCCCCGCAAGGCTCCCAGTGCTCCCTCACCCTCCAGTCACGCCCCGGCGGAAGAGGAAAAACGCCAGGCCGAGCAGCGCCAGAGCCCAGATCCAGTTCTCCATTTGCGCCCTCCTCGAGCCCTACCGATCCTTCTCTAGGAGCTGCTGGACGAGGCGGCGGGCCGCCTCGCTCTGCCAGTCCCGTTCTCCGCGCACGAGCCCGATGACCCGTCCGGCGCGGTCGATGAGGACGGTGTTCGGGTGAGCCCAGAGGCCGAAGAGCCGGGGGATCTGGCCATCCCGGTCCAGAAGGAGCAGGAACTGGATGCCGGTCTCCCCGGCAAATTTCCGGACTGTCTCACGATCCTCACCGAGGTTCACCCCGATCACTTCAAGCCCCTGGCTCCTGAACTCCCGATCGATCGCAGCCTTTGCGGGAGCCTCCCGCAGGCACTTCGGTCAGGTGGTGGTGAAGAAGCCGAGGAGCACAGCCTTTCCCTTGAGGTCTTTGATGCGGACGGTCCTTCCGTCGAGCGACGGAAGCGCAAGCTCCGGCGCCGGGGCGGGGTTGGCGGGCCGCTGCACTCCCATGGCGGCAAACGGATCTTCGGTCCCGCCGGCGAGGCCGTTCCCGCCCACCGTCAACGCCACGACCGCGAACCCGGCTATCGCGCTCAGGAGCACCATTCGGTGAACGGGCTTTCGTGCAACTTCCATCTATCGCTCCTTTGGCTTCTCCTGCACCAGGACCCTCACGTTCTGACGGAGGCGCTCAAGCGACTCCCAATCGGTACCGTGGTAGTAGCCCCGGATCTGCGCCTGCCGGTCTACCAGCACGAAGCGGGAGCTGTGGATGATCGGCTTCCGCTCCGGGTTTGGGACCGGGTGAGCCCAAGCTTGAGCCGGCCCGAGCCCTGCTCGCTCTCCGCCCGGCGCACGCTGAGCCTTTTCACCCTGATCGACGACTCCGAGCCGGAATCCCTCAATGGCGAGCCGGTAGATCGCATCCCTGAGACCGGTCAGGAAGAGCCAACGCTCAGGATCAGCGCGGAAGCGGGCGGCGTATTCCGAGAGCACCTCCGGGGTGTCGTGCTCAGGATCGACGCTGATCGAGACCAGCTTCACGTCGGCTTCCGCCGAGAGGTCGGCCTGAAGCCGCGCCATGTTAGCGCTCTGGAGCGGGCAGGTGTCCGTGCACTCGGTATAGAAGAAGTTGACGATCCAGACCTTTCCCCGGAGATTCGCCAGCGTGATGCGCCTGCCACCCCGCTCGATCAGGGAGAAGTCGGGAACCTGGCCATAGACCTCCAGTTTCTCGAGCACGCCCTGGGTCTGGTTGGGAGCCACGAGGCCAAAGGTCCAGGATAAGCGACCGCCGAGGGAGGACCATGCTGCTAGCCCGCCGCCAGCAGCGG encodes:
- a CDS encoding peroxiredoxin family protein translates to MQLGKLPARVGELTAEGAAVLAISRDTTEAQARMARELGLPFPVLADPSMEVIRAYRMKGEGMDMAELGYVIVDKEGRIRTRQLDRRFGENFGMILRALRDTKRAA
- a CDS encoding TlpA family protein disulfide reductase; protein product: MREAPAKAAIDREFRSQGLEVIGVNLGEDRETVRKFAGETGIQFLLLLDRDGQIPRLFGLWAHPNTVLIDRAGRVIGLVRGERDWQSEAARRLVQQLLEKDR
- a CDS encoding SCO family protein, translated to MLEKLEVYGQVPDFSLIERGGRRITLANLRGKVWIVNFFYTECTDTCPLQSANMARLQADLSAEADVKLVSISVDPEHDTPEVLSEYAARFRADPERWLFLTGLRDAIYRLAIEGFRLGVVDQGEKAQRAPGGERAGLGPAQAWAHPVPNPERKPIIHSSRFVLVDRQAQIRGYYHGTDWESLERLRQNVRVLVQEKPKER